Genomic window (Rosa chinensis cultivar Old Blush chromosome 6, RchiOBHm-V2, whole genome shotgun sequence):
ATGATAATCTGAATGTAAAAGGGATGATAAGCATTGTGTTCTAGCACATATAACTATTCTTATTATTTGTATCCAGGGCTGCTTTCATGTGTGGGAGGGAGCCAAATTTTGAGCTTCCTGAAGAGGAGAAGCAGGAACTGATGAAGTTCAAGTGGGATGAATTCTTGGCGGTGACTCGTCACTCCATTAACAACAAAAGTTGGTTTCCTCTCTTGTCTTGTCTAACATTCCTCAGGCCTTTATGTGCCACAGATCTTAATAGTTTGCTTTCACAAAATATTTCAGAGCTCAAGAAGTGGCAGTGGTCTGCCTCAGAAAAGAGGTCTGAGACACCTCCATTACAAGATGGTGACTGGGATGACAAGCAAGAAGTAAATGGTCTGTCAACTTCGGAAGACGGGGAGGAAGACACACGACTCTCTTGATCCTAATGGTTCAAGGACAATGCTTAAGATTTCCAGTTCTAACAGTTAAGTGCTAGCTGATAATCCTCCATTTTTTAAAGTATAAAGGCCCATATTAGGGCAAAGATGGTAGATTTTGTTGTCTTTAACTCTCTATTAAGCAAATTCCCAGTAAGTAGTTTCAGATTAGAAGCATCTTAGTGGTCATTTGCCGTTGGTTCAACGTTCAAATGAACCAGTTCTACGAGAAAtctattaatttattaaatgcTGTTCGCTGCTCAGTCGGACGAATAATGCTTGAGAAATAATTTGAAGAAGAAACGTGATGTGAAGGTTAATTTTTAATATGCTGCAATCAAATAGCAGTACTTTCTTTAACAGTTCACAATGGTGAATGGTATTACTAGTGTTTCGTATGGTTTGGGTTTGTTTAAGTTGAAAATCGACCCAGAATTTTCTTGCAAAGGGGGTTAACTGTACTTAGTCAACTTCTACTCTTCTAGTATGATTACTtgaacaaaaaacaaagaaaagaaggcGTATTAATCAAGTTGATGCTGATGTGTCTTGGAAATGTTGGTCATTATTTTTGTGCTTGTTCACAAAGATAGAAAATACAATAAAGACGTAAAATGATCATATACAACACTTAGCATGTAAATTTGTCAATGCTTTTATTCATATTTTGCTCTCAGAAAGGAATAGTTTCATCGATACCTATAATATGCCACCTTCGTCATCATCATATTCAAATAGCAATAGGGGTTTTATCTATAAAATTAGTCACCACGAAAGAGAAAGATCGAGATAATTAATCACAAATCACTAactaaaataagaaaattataaagcaTAAATGGTACTAGTATATCCAAAATGAGAAATAATTAGGGTCACTATTAATTAACTAACCTGACAGAGAGAAAGATGAAAATGCATTTGGAAAAAATTAGGAGTTAACGGTGTTATTAACGGAGGGTACTAAAAGTATGTCGGAGATTAACTTTGAGGTACCAATATGATAGTTTTAAAATGTTATaaaccaaagtgtcaaacgaTCTAAACTTCAGGGACTGTTTGTGATAAAAACTCTAAATTCTTAGCTAATTGGTGTGCAATATTAAAAGTGGAAGTGGAACGAGACCTATAACTTCGGTTGCAAGTTTGGAAAAAGTTTGCCTTCACTATTTTACATGACAAGAAGGCACCAACACAAACTAAGGGTCATCATTTACCCTGCGGATCAATGGGTAGATGAAGGCTCACCTGGCCCGCATCTAGGCCCCAAAAAGCCCGGCCCGCTAGTGTTGAGAACCAAGCTTGGTTTGCAGGTTTGAAACCCGGCCTGCCAAAGGCCTGAAGAACCCCGTTCGGCCGACCTGTAAATACCTAGCCAGTAGACCTGTAAATTATATACTATACTCTATGTgtagtgttatatatatatatatatatatatatatatattatattatattataataTATTATATTAGGCAATACATGCATGCATGCTATGATTGAGAACGATTTCAATGTGGAGGTTTGgaaaatcaaaactgaaaatacAATACATGCATGCTAAGATTCTGGAAAGCACTATAATTATTAAATGAATTGGATACATGTTTCTGGAGAACTGTTTGGAAAGCACCATAATTAACTACACAATGTCTACTATTTACAGATCCGTGGCATCACaaattatagttaaaattatactTTAATTGTCAACCATTAAATTAAAAGACTATTAATGGATGAGATGAGTCATAAAGAATAAATCATTAtctatcatttttcttttctttttaattaattaatcaaatctctttattattttcctctCTCACTTAATTAATTTAATCACAACTAAAACtcattaattaaagaaaaataaagaaagacaaTCTTCAGAGAAATTATTTCCTCTTCTTCAATGCTGTCTCTCTCCATGGTGTTAGCCAATTAAGCACAAGAACATTCTCCTTTAACGCCGTTCACTTTCATAGCTATTTATGTGTTGCGTTCAAAATCCTCTAATTGAAAATAAAGAGTACGTGATATTCCAATTATCCAATACAGCCCATTTCCCAGATTCAAGAGAAGTTTTCTTCTATATCTAATATTAGGTCTATTGCTTCACCAATAGATCCccaaaaatatattttcttcttAATAATACCACCCCGTCAAAGGAAAATCTAGAGCCGCCATGAGCTGTAGTTGGGTCTTTTGCAAAGTTTGATTATTTTCATTCGAGTAGGAGGTAATGATATTTTAGCGACGAACTGATGTAGCCGAATAGTCTTCTATTTTCAAAGCTAAGAATTACCCTGTTTTGGAATAtcaataattaccaaaattagtAATTTCACCAATATACTTCTACACCGTCAAAATCAATTAAAATTGCTCAAATAAAAAGTCATACAAAGTCCtagagagacaaaaaaaaaaaaattaagggtaACGTACTGGAGATTTGCATTAGAATATGATGAATCTTGATTATGCTTCTGCCATATTGATGAGGAAAGAGATGAGAAAAAGGTAGAGAAGAGATTGAAACTCAATCAATTTTCATCGTTCTCTATCAAAGACCTCATCTGATCAATTCGTTTTTCTTTTCCCAGTAATAGATGAGTTTCAATaggaaaacaattgaaagatttgattCCTTAATTGTAATCCAAATCAGAGTAGCAATTATTCATtttgggtctttctaaatgtacccaacaaATATCTAAATACACCCAGCATTCTAAATATTATTATATATTTCCCGTTTTACCCTTGTTTAAATAAACCCAGCAATCCTTGTTTAATTAAACCCAGTAAACACAGTAGCAAGCTGAGCATCTCTAAGGCTCTTGAGAACAAGAATTACCATGGGGATTATGATGGGTCGAAGATAGACAGTGTCGTCAACTATGATCTCTGGTGCATGaacatctcttttctctgcaTATTCCTGTGCTGCTTCCAAAACAGACTCCACCATATGCAGGCCATCTTCACGACAACGCAATAAAACAACAGACTCTTTCAGCCTAAGCAAACTCTAAATAATAAGATCTCGGTAGAAGCCATTTTCAGTTCAAAGGTCGTCGTCGGTGGTTTCTTTTGTTCCAGGTTGTCGTCGGTAAACAATAGCAACCGCTATACTTGTGGCGTTGTGGGTTCGTTTATGCTGGGTGTAATATAACGAGGGCAAAATTGGAAAATACTGGAAAATTTTTTAATTGCCTGGTATATTAAGAAATTTGCTGGGTTCAAATAGAAACACCCATTCATTTTTACTATGTCACAATAAAgaattttgattaattaattaattaaaaagaaaagaaaagaaaagaaaagaaaaatgatagaTAATTGATTGATTCTTTATGACTCATCTCATCCATTGATAGTCTTTTAATCTAATGGTTGGCAATTGAagtataattttaactataatttGTGATGCCACGGATCCACCCCCTACTATATATACAATAAGCATGTACACTGGTTTGTCGTCCTTTTATATACGTGATAAAAACATTCACCCCTAattttagaagaagaaaaaattgtgaatatcaccttcttttatttatttttttgcaagTCTAAATTACTAAAGCGAGGCCTCATTTGTGGTCAAAactttttcaaaatttgaaagtcTCAAagtaataaaataattaaaattacagTCCCGCTCATGTGGTCAGTCATACTCAACTGTCGTTGTTTAGATCTAAtggtgaaaaataataaagcgATTAAAATGCTTATTATTTTTCACCattaaatttaaattcaatGACAATTATACACAACTGAGTACCAATTAATAGATCACCAAAACATGACTCataaaaattaacaattaaatcATTTAGAAACATTATTATggcaaaataaaagagattgaCTTTTATAGATGTCTTTCTCCAGAAAACTCTAAAGAAGCCTCAGTCGACTTCTGCAAAATCGTTCTCGTCCGATGGCGATCCGACGTCGCTTTGCCTACATCGTGATATTGCAGGatgggtgatgaatgaaatatAGTCCATGGACCTTTAGATTGTTGTGCCTGTGGTTTTGATAGGTTTGGTTTGGCGTGGTTTTTTTGGATTGCTTTGCGACGGGGCAGCCATGAACAATGATTCAAGAGACGAGTGGGCGGGGTGATATATTGCAACATCGAGTTTTGCCGGGGCTTTGAATCCGTTTGGAGTCGGGTCTTCTCGATGTGGTGTCCTTGAGTCATGGCGACATTGATCCGCTTGCGATGAGTTTCAGAAGACAGCGAGTCGTGGCGGCAGTGGTTGTCAGAGTGAGGTGGCGGCCCTGCACAAGGAGGTGAAGGGGAGCTGGGGTGGACCAACTGTTTTGGGCCTCGGGTTTCAGACTTTCTTTTGGGCATTTGGGTTTACAATTAGCTGGGTTTTTTCGCTTTCTTTTAACTCCTTTTGTTTAAGGAGCCCTATGTTAGTAACTAGGTTATTTTCAATAATTCTCTATTGTTTTCGGGAGATAAATGTTTTTGGTGAATCCTCTGAAGTAGAATCAAATGAAGGACTTGCTATTTCATTGTATTTGATATCTAATGAGTGGACCTAGTTTTATGTTCCATTGTGAGTACTAACACATCTTTTTATCTGTCTAgaacaagaaagagaagaatgaaagacgtttttttatgtttgtttttttttgtacgGATAGGAAAAAGGAAAGACCCGAAATAGCATAACCGGATCCGACCCATGGTTTGCACCGCATTTCCCTTAACAAAGCGAGGCCAGGGTGTTGGGGTGAGCTCAGGCGAATCAAACAGCAAACACAATTTCAGAGAGCCCCTTCTTTCACTCTTGTTACTATGGCTTCCGACGACCCCAGAGCTTCAGACGCAGAATCAGAGGCTCCTCCATCCTCGTCTTGGAAGGACCGCATCGTCGTCCCCACACTCGTTGCCGGAATCGTTGGCGCCGGAGCTGGGTTGGTCTCCAAGCATCGGAAAGTCGTCGGCCTCCCAACCAGCTCCGCCACTTACGCTGCTAATTTCGCCATTGTCACAGCTTGTTACTGCGGTAATTACCCATcctttgttcttcaatttttcagTTTGATTTGATCGGTAAATGCCGGATTAGGGCGAGTAGTGCTGATATTGGGTTTGTTTGACTTGGCAGGGGCGCGTGAGTATGTAGGAATAACTAGAAAAACAGGGCCTGATGATCTGCTCAACTCTGCAATTGCCGGTTTTGGCAGTGGGGCTATTCTTGGGCGGCTTTACGGTTAGATTGTTCTCTGATTGTGTTTCAAGACTGGACCAAGGAATTGGGTTACTTTCTGTGTTCATGTTTTTGTATTCGGATAGAATTAGAGACAAATGTGATAGTAGTGATCTTCAATTATCTTGCATTTCAGCCTCTAGAGTGAGTTTCTAGGCATGTGAATGAATAATGAACTTGATTTGTTTGGTTTTCATTGACTAGTGTGTGAGGCCGCTGGTTGTTATCTTAGTTATGTAGTCTTGCTTAGAGAGAAGTGGAAAGTTTCGGGTACGAAGGAAGCTCAGATATAGATTGGCTAAAGAATTTATCCATAGCAAGCTTTGAGCAGGACTTCCCAAATTGAGGGCAGGTTTGAAGCTTAAACTGTCTGAGGTTCTGAGTGGACACTTAGTTTTCTTTCTGACAAAGTTAGGGCTCTTCTATACACAAAAAAAGTCATTAGATTCCGGATATGGGAGCTCTGCTCAACTCAACTAAGTCCCAGAATCCTTGGAACTGCATTGACGCCCCTCAATACAACTCCTTAAGTGTGAAACATACAATCGGCATCACTAAACTTCTTGGTTGCTAGCAGAAAAGGAAAAGTTGTATTTGCTAATAGTCTGGCTTTAGTGTTCAATATAGTTTGAAATGCTTCCTCTCTCACCTGTGGttaaattgttttgtttatcggCTTGTAGGTGGTCCAGTTGCTGCTGTCCGCTACTCAATACTCTTTACTATTGCTGGGACAACATTGGACTATGGTACAGTTAAACTACGACCTGTCTTGAAGAGCTACAAAGAATCTATGCTTGGGAGTAATGATGATTCAAAGAAGAATGATGGCTGGCTGAAACTGCCTGACTGGTCCCCTATCAAAGTACTTGATGAAGAAGCCCTTGCTGCAAAGCAGGCTCGAGAAAAGCAGTTATATGCACAGAGGGGACTTGGGAACTTCACCAAAGAAGAGTCTTAAAGTTCTATTTGGTGCATAAATTTTTGTATAATGTCAATAATAATCTTTTGGTGTCTGCTTGTTAGCATTTTTAGTTTCTCTTGTCTTTCTGTTCGTGTCACTGTTAATCtcccattttgggaatgactttGCACTATCTACTCCTATGTACTGGTAAGGTATTTTCAAACCAGCAAAAAGATGGATGCAGAGATTTTTGGATACAAATTTACAATCAAAAATGAACTTTTTGGTTTCTGTTTGTTTAGCTCATATTCTTTTATTAAGTTGGGAAATGTTA
Coding sequences:
- the LOC112170438 gene encoding uncharacterized protein LOC112170438 produces the protein MASDDPRASDAESEAPPSSSWKDRIVVPTLVAGIVGAGAGLVSKHRKVVGLPTSSATYAANFAIVTACYCGAREYVGITRKTGPDDLLNSAIAGFGSGAILGRLYGGPVAAVRYSILFTIAGTTLDYGTVKLRPVLKSYKESMLGSNDDSKKNDGWLKLPDWSPIKVLDEEALAAKQAREKQLYAQRGLGNFTKEES